A genomic stretch from Malus domestica chromosome 15, GDT2T_hap1 includes:
- the LOC103456226 gene encoding cysteine--tRNA ligase, chloroplastic/mitochondrial isoform X3 has translation MTCLHCLPPSVEPRVSDHMPQILDMIKQIIENGYGYSVDGDVYFSVDKFPDYGRLSGRKLEDNRAGERVAIDSRKKHPGDFAMWKSAKEGEPFWDSPWGPGRPGWHIECSAMSAAYLGYSFDIHGGGMDLVFPHHENEIAQSCAACNHSNISYWIHNGFVTIDSEKMSKSLGNFFTIRQVIDLYHPLALRLFLLGTHYQSPINYSDALLESASDRIFYIYQALHDCESALSQNNGVTLKDTIPPDTLNSINNFYNIFVTSMSDDLHTPVVLAALSDPLKTINDLLHTRKGKRQELRMESLAALGKIIKNVLSILGLMPASYPEILQELKDKALKRAKLTEDQVLQKIEERNAARKNKEYERSDTIRKDLAAVGIALMDSPDGTTWRPAVPLAIQEQQVATT, from the exons ATGACCTGTCTGCATTGCCTGCCTCCTTCGGTGGAACCACGAGTGTCCGATCACATGCCACAGATCCTTGATATGATAAAGCAG ATTATTGAAAATGGATATGGGTACAGTGTTGATGGGGATGTTTACTTTAGTGTTGACAAGTTCCCAGATTATGGGCGTCTATCTGGGCGAAAGTTAGAAGATAATCGAGCTGGTGAGCGGGTTGCTATTGATTCAAGGAAAAAACATCCTGGTGACTTTGCCATGTGGAAG TCTGCAAAGGAAGGAGAACCCTTCTGGGACAGTCCATGGGGCCCTGGTAGACCCGGCTGGCATATCGAGTGCAGTGCAATGAGTGCTGCTTATCTGGGTTACTCTTTCGACATACATGGTGGAGGGATGGACCTTGTGTTTCCCCACCATGAAAATGAAATTGCACAGAGTTGTGCTGCATGTAACCACAGTAACATAAGCTACTGGATACACAATGGTTTTGTCACCATTGACTCAGAGAAAATGTCCAAATCCCTTGGAAACTTCTTCACAATTCGGCAG GTTATAGACCTCTACCATCCATTGGCTTTGCGACTTTTCTTGTTAGGGACCCACTATCAGTCTCCGATCAACTACTCTGATGCGCTGCTTGAAAGTGCTTCAGACCGGATTTTCTACATTTATCAG GCATTACATGATTGTGAAAGTGCTCTGAGCCAGAATAATGGGGTAACCCTGAAAGATACCATCCCTCCTGATACACTGAACAGCATCAATAACTTCTATAACATTTTCGTAACGTCAATGTCAGATGATCTTCACACTCCTGTTGTTTTGGCTGCACTATCAGACCCATTAAAAACTATCAATGATCTGCTACATACTCGTAAG GGGAAGAGGCAAGAACTGCGGATGGAGTCGCTGGCAGCTTTGGGAAAGATAATTAAGAATGTTTTGAGCATTTTAGGACTGATGCCTGCAAGCTACCCGGAG ATTCTGCAGGAGCTGAAGGATAAAGCCTTGAAGCGTGCAAAGTTAACCGAAGATCAAGTATTGCAAAAAATCGAGGAAAGAAATGCAGCGAGGAAGAACAAAGAGTATGAAAGATCAGATACAATTAGAAAAGATTTAGCTGCCGTGGGGATTGCTCTTATGGACAGCCCAGATGGAACGACGTGGAGACCTGCCGTACCTCTTGCAATTCAAGAGCAGCAGGTTGCAACTACTTGA
- the LOC103456224 gene encoding heparanase-like protein 3 isoform X1, whose amino-acid sequence MCEGMRSLMILSLLCYGLYWATHSHKSSISVASLSTEETLFVNKTAAIGATDDDFICATIDWWPPQKCDYGTCSWGSASLLNLHEIATCRKRLCTKLQLSEKGYARNCNFQKKDLDNAIFLNAIKAFAPLKIRLGGTLQDKVTYLADGSQPPSTSFVKDGSQLFGFSQGYLPMPRWDQLNSFFNKTGAVIIFGLNALIGRNIDSNGAATGAWNSTNAETLIRYTVDKGYTIHGWELGNELSGNGVGTKVSADQYAADTHTLHEILQKIYADYGSKPLVLAPGGFFDADWFTEFVHKTPPSLKVITHHIYNLGPGSAGDLVDKILDPDVLDGISQTFSSLQNLVETSDTSAVAWVGEAGGAYNSGHDLVTNAFVFSFWYLDQLGLAASYDTKTYCRQTLIGGNYGLLDTNTFQPNPDYYSALLWHRLMGNKALSTSFSGTKKIRAYAHCSKKTKGITVLLINLDGNTTVQVRVSTDSTGRPVSSESLQSSKDSDDVREEYHLTAQDGDLQSKVMLLNGKALIVDSSGDIPPLEPITVRLSDPTTVAPFSIVFVHVPNTTVPACA is encoded by the exons atGTGTGAAGGTATGCGTTCTCTGAtgattctttcgttgctttgctATGGGCTGTACTGGGCAACTCACAGCCACAAGTCATCAATCTCAGTGGCTTCATTGAGCACCGAAGAAACCCTTTTTGTGAATAAAACAGCTGCAATTGGAGCTACAGATGATGACTTTATCTGTGCCACAATTGATTGGTGGCCTCCTCAGAAATGTGATTACGGAACTTGTAGTTGGGGCTCTGCTTCTCTTCTCAATCTG CACGAAATTGCAACTTGCAGAAAAAGGTTATGCACGAAATTGCAACTTTCAGAAAAAGGTTATGCACGAAATTGCAACTTTCAGAAAAAG GATCTTGACAATGCTATATTTTTAAATGCTATAAAAG CATTTGCACCCTTGAAAATTAGGTTGGGTGGCACTTTACAAGATAAAGTCACATACCTGGCGGACGGAAGTCAACCACCTTCCACCTCATTTGTCAAAGATGGTTCACAATTGTTTGGTTTCTCTCAAGGTTACTTACCAATGCCTAGATGGGACCAACTAAACAGTTTCTTCAATAAAACTGG gGCTGTTATTATTTTTGGTTTAAATGCACTCATAGGTAGAAACATAGACTCCAATGGTGCAGCTACTGGTGCTTGGAATTCAACCAATGCAGAAACCTTAATAAGATATACAGTCGACAAGGGATACACAATTCATGGTTGGGAACTTG GAAATGAACTGAGTGGGAATGGAGTTGGAACAAAAGTTTCAGCAGACCAATATGCAGCAGACACACACACTCTCCATGAAATACTGCAGAAAATTTATGCAGATTATGGATCAAAGCCACTAGTCTTAGCACCAGGAGGCTTCTTTGATGCCGATTGGTTCACAGAATTTGTTCATAAAACTCCTCCTTCCCTTAAAGTAATCACTCACCACATATATAATCTTGGTCCAG GTAGTGCTGGAGATCTCGTTGACAAGATCCTAGATCCAGATGTTCTCGATGGTATTTCGCAGACCTTCAGCAGCCTACAAAACCTTGTTGAGACATCAGACACTTCAGCAGTGGCATGGGTTGGTGAAGCAGGAGGTGCTTACAACAGTGGCCATGATCTTGTTACAAATGCTTTTGTGTTTAGTTTCTG GTACCTAGACCAGCTTGGTTTGGCAGCATCTTATGACACCAAAACATATTGCAGACAGACATTGATTGGTGGAAATTATGGGCTCCTTGACACCAACACCTTTCAACCAAATCCTGATTATTACAGTGCTCTTCTTTGGCATCGTTTAATGGGAAACAAGGCCCTCTCCACAAGCTTCTCTGGGACGAAGAAGATACGTGCCTATGCTCATTGTTCAAAGAAGACA AAAGGAATCACGGTGCTCCTCATCAACCTAGACGGTAACACTACAGTTCAAGTCCGAGTTTCGACTGATAGTACTGGCAGGCCTGTGAGTTCCGAAAGCCTTCAGAGTTCGAAAGATAGTGATGATGTAAGGGAAGAATACCATCTAACAGCTCAAGATGGGGACTTGCAGAGTAAAGTAATGCTACTAAATGGGAAAGCACTTATTGTAGATTCATCTGGGGATATTCCACCCTTGGAACCGATAACAGTCAGGCTATCAGATCCAACTACCGTGGCGCCATTCTCTATTGTATTTGTTCACGTTCCAAACACAACCGTGCCGGCTTGTGCATAG
- the LOC103456225 gene encoding hydroxyproline O-galactosyltransferase HPGT3-like: MEGLPTTTKSDRRWRSKPLQTSKPSILMAFFSCVAWLYVAGRLWQDAENRTVLSNLLKKNLGQRPKVLTVEDKLAVLGCKDLERRIVEAEMDLTLAKSQGYLKNHLQQKASSSGRLLAVVGVYTGFGSHLNRNMFRGSWMPKGDALRKLEERGVVIRFVIGRSANRGDSLDRNIDKESGSTKDFLILEGHEEAQEEMPKKAKFFFSTAVQNWDAEFYVKVDDNINLDLEGLIGLLEHRRAQDGAYIGCMKSGDVISEEGKSWYEPDWWKFGDQKSYFRHAGGSLIILSKNLAQYININSASLKTYAHDDVSVGSWMMGIQATYIDDNRLCCGSIRQDKVCSLA, encoded by the exons ATGGAGGGTTTGCCGACGACGACGAAATCAGATCGGCGATGGCGATCGAAGCCCCTGCAGACCTCCAAGCCATCCATTCTCATGGCATTCTTCTCCTGCGTCGCTTGGCTCTACGTCGCCGGCCG GTTGTGGCAGGATGCGGAGAACAGAACAGTGCTTTCTAATCTTCTAAAGAAGAACTTGGGCCAG AGACCAAAGGTTCTTACGGTAGAAGACAAGTTAGCAGTGCTTGGATGCAA GGACCTGGAGAGGAGGATTGTGGAAGCTGAGATGGACTTGACACTGGCCAAGAGTCAAGGGTACCTCAAGAACCACTTGCAACAAAAGGCGTCTTCTTCTGGCCGATTGCTTGCTGTTGTTGGAGTTTATACTGGATTTGGTAGTCATTTAAACCGAAATATGTTTAGAGGGTCTTGGATGCCTAAAG GTGATGCTTTGAGGAAGCTAGAAGAAAGAGGAGTAGTTATACGCTTTGTAATTGGTCGGAG TGCCAATCGGGGTGATAGCTTAGATCGGAATATTGATAAGGAAAGTGGTTCGACAAAGGATTTCTTAATTCTT GAAGGTCATGAGGAGGCTCAGGAAGAGATGCCCAAGAAAGCAAAGTTCTTCTTCAGTACTGCGGTTCAGAATTGGGATGCTGAGTTTTATGTCAAAGTTGATGACAATATCAATCTTGATCTTG AGGGGCTAATTGGACTTCTTGAACATCGTCGTGCTCAAGATGGTGCTTATATCGGATGCATGAAGTCAGGAGATGTGATTTCTGAAGA GGGAAAGTCTTGGTATGAACCTGACTGGTGGAAATTTGGGGATCAGAAATC GTACTTCCGACATGCAGGTGGTTCCCTCATTATACTATCCAAGAACTTAGCTCagtatataaacataaacag TGCATCATTGAAGACTTATGCTCATGATGATGTATCAGTGGGTTCATGGATGATGGGTATCCAAGCCACTTATATAGATGACAACCGCCTTTGCTGCGGTAGCATTAGACAAG ATAAGGTGTGTTCTTTGGCTTGA
- the LOC103456226 gene encoding cysteine--tRNA ligase, chloroplastic/mitochondrial isoform X2 yields MCAESQPMISATSAMRASTSHSMFSTGRYLRHLGYQVTYVRNFTDVDDKIIARANELREDPISLSRRYCEEFNQDMTCLHCLPPSVEPRVSDHMPQILDMIKQIIENGYGYSVDGDVYFSVDKFPDYGRLSGRKLEDNRAGERVAIDSRKKHPGDFAMWKSAKEGEPFWDSPWGPGRPGWHIECSAMSAAYLGYSFDIHGGGMDLVFPHHENEIAQSCAACNHSNISYWIHNGFVTIDSEKMSKSLGNFFTIRQVIDLYHPLALRLFLLGTHYQSPINYSDALLESASDRIFYIYQALHDCESALSQNNGVTLKDTIPPDTLNSINNFYNIFVTSMSDDLHTPVVLAALSDPLKTINDLLHTRKGKRQELRMESLAALGKIIKNVLSILGLMPASYPEILQELKDKALKRAKLTEDQVLQKIEERNAARKNKEYERSDTIRKDLAAVGIALMDSPDGTTWRPAVPLAIQEQQVATT; encoded by the exons ATGTGTGCGGAGTCACAGCCTATGATCTCAGCCACATCGGCCATGCGCGCGTCTACGTCACATTCGATGTTCTCTACAG GCAGATATCTTAGGCATTTGGGATATCAAGTCACATACGTTCGGAATTTCACAGATGTTGATGACAAA ATAATTGCTAGAGCAAATGAGTTGAGGGAGGATCCTATCAGCTTGAGCAGGCGCTACTGCGAGGAGTTCAATCAAGATATGACCTGTCTGCATTGCCTGCCTCCTTCGGTGGAACCACGAGTGTCCGATCACATGCCACAGATCCTTGATATGATAAAGCAG ATTATTGAAAATGGATATGGGTACAGTGTTGATGGGGATGTTTACTTTAGTGTTGACAAGTTCCCAGATTATGGGCGTCTATCTGGGCGAAAGTTAGAAGATAATCGAGCTGGTGAGCGGGTTGCTATTGATTCAAGGAAAAAACATCCTGGTGACTTTGCCATGTGGAAG TCTGCAAAGGAAGGAGAACCCTTCTGGGACAGTCCATGGGGCCCTGGTAGACCCGGCTGGCATATCGAGTGCAGTGCAATGAGTGCTGCTTATCTGGGTTACTCTTTCGACATACATGGTGGAGGGATGGACCTTGTGTTTCCCCACCATGAAAATGAAATTGCACAGAGTTGTGCTGCATGTAACCACAGTAACATAAGCTACTGGATACACAATGGTTTTGTCACCATTGACTCAGAGAAAATGTCCAAATCCCTTGGAAACTTCTTCACAATTCGGCAG GTTATAGACCTCTACCATCCATTGGCTTTGCGACTTTTCTTGTTAGGGACCCACTATCAGTCTCCGATCAACTACTCTGATGCGCTGCTTGAAAGTGCTTCAGACCGGATTTTCTACATTTATCAG GCATTACATGATTGTGAAAGTGCTCTGAGCCAGAATAATGGGGTAACCCTGAAAGATACCATCCCTCCTGATACACTGAACAGCATCAATAACTTCTATAACATTTTCGTAACGTCAATGTCAGATGATCTTCACACTCCTGTTGTTTTGGCTGCACTATCAGACCCATTAAAAACTATCAATGATCTGCTACATACTCGTAAG GGGAAGAGGCAAGAACTGCGGATGGAGTCGCTGGCAGCTTTGGGAAAGATAATTAAGAATGTTTTGAGCATTTTAGGACTGATGCCTGCAAGCTACCCGGAG ATTCTGCAGGAGCTGAAGGATAAAGCCTTGAAGCGTGCAAAGTTAACCGAAGATCAAGTATTGCAAAAAATCGAGGAAAGAAATGCAGCGAGGAAGAACAAAGAGTATGAAAGATCAGATACAATTAGAAAAGATTTAGCTGCCGTGGGGATTGCTCTTATGGACAGCCCAGATGGAACGACGTGGAGACCTGCCGTACCTCTTGCAATTCAAGAGCAGCAGGTTGCAACTACTTGA
- the LOC103456224 gene encoding heparanase-like protein 3 isoform X2, producing MCEGMRSLMILSLLCYGLYWATHSHKSSISVASLSTEETLFVNKTAAIGATDDDFICATIDWWPPQKCDYGTCSWGSASLLNLDLDNAIFLNAIKAFAPLKIRLGGTLQDKVTYLADGSQPPSTSFVKDGSQLFGFSQGYLPMPRWDQLNSFFNKTGAVIIFGLNALIGRNIDSNGAATGAWNSTNAETLIRYTVDKGYTIHGWELGNELSGNGVGTKVSADQYAADTHTLHEILQKIYADYGSKPLVLAPGGFFDADWFTEFVHKTPPSLKVITHHIYNLGPGSAGDLVDKILDPDVLDGISQTFSSLQNLVETSDTSAVAWVGEAGGAYNSGHDLVTNAFVFSFWYLDQLGLAASYDTKTYCRQTLIGGNYGLLDTNTFQPNPDYYSALLWHRLMGNKALSTSFSGTKKIRAYAHCSKKTKGITVLLINLDGNTTVQVRVSTDSTGRPVSSESLQSSKDSDDVREEYHLTAQDGDLQSKVMLLNGKALIVDSSGDIPPLEPITVRLSDPTTVAPFSIVFVHVPNTTVPACA from the exons atGTGTGAAGGTATGCGTTCTCTGAtgattctttcgttgctttgctATGGGCTGTACTGGGCAACTCACAGCCACAAGTCATCAATCTCAGTGGCTTCATTGAGCACCGAAGAAACCCTTTTTGTGAATAAAACAGCTGCAATTGGAGCTACAGATGATGACTTTATCTGTGCCACAATTGATTGGTGGCCTCCTCAGAAATGTGATTACGGAACTTGTAGTTGGGGCTCTGCTTCTCTTCTCAATCTG GATCTTGACAATGCTATATTTTTAAATGCTATAAAAG CATTTGCACCCTTGAAAATTAGGTTGGGTGGCACTTTACAAGATAAAGTCACATACCTGGCGGACGGAAGTCAACCACCTTCCACCTCATTTGTCAAAGATGGTTCACAATTGTTTGGTTTCTCTCAAGGTTACTTACCAATGCCTAGATGGGACCAACTAAACAGTTTCTTCAATAAAACTGG gGCTGTTATTATTTTTGGTTTAAATGCACTCATAGGTAGAAACATAGACTCCAATGGTGCAGCTACTGGTGCTTGGAATTCAACCAATGCAGAAACCTTAATAAGATATACAGTCGACAAGGGATACACAATTCATGGTTGGGAACTTG GAAATGAACTGAGTGGGAATGGAGTTGGAACAAAAGTTTCAGCAGACCAATATGCAGCAGACACACACACTCTCCATGAAATACTGCAGAAAATTTATGCAGATTATGGATCAAAGCCACTAGTCTTAGCACCAGGAGGCTTCTTTGATGCCGATTGGTTCACAGAATTTGTTCATAAAACTCCTCCTTCCCTTAAAGTAATCACTCACCACATATATAATCTTGGTCCAG GTAGTGCTGGAGATCTCGTTGACAAGATCCTAGATCCAGATGTTCTCGATGGTATTTCGCAGACCTTCAGCAGCCTACAAAACCTTGTTGAGACATCAGACACTTCAGCAGTGGCATGGGTTGGTGAAGCAGGAGGTGCTTACAACAGTGGCCATGATCTTGTTACAAATGCTTTTGTGTTTAGTTTCTG GTACCTAGACCAGCTTGGTTTGGCAGCATCTTATGACACCAAAACATATTGCAGACAGACATTGATTGGTGGAAATTATGGGCTCCTTGACACCAACACCTTTCAACCAAATCCTGATTATTACAGTGCTCTTCTTTGGCATCGTTTAATGGGAAACAAGGCCCTCTCCACAAGCTTCTCTGGGACGAAGAAGATACGTGCCTATGCTCATTGTTCAAAGAAGACA AAAGGAATCACGGTGCTCCTCATCAACCTAGACGGTAACACTACAGTTCAAGTCCGAGTTTCGACTGATAGTACTGGCAGGCCTGTGAGTTCCGAAAGCCTTCAGAGTTCGAAAGATAGTGATGATGTAAGGGAAGAATACCATCTAACAGCTCAAGATGGGGACTTGCAGAGTAAAGTAATGCTACTAAATGGGAAAGCACTTATTGTAGATTCATCTGGGGATATTCCACCCTTGGAACCGATAACAGTCAGGCTATCAGATCCAACTACCGTGGCGCCATTCTCTATTGTATTTGTTCACGTTCCAAACACAACCGTGCCGGCTTGTGCATAG
- the LOC103400261 gene encoding glucan endo-1,3-beta-D-glucosidase-like, which produces MASMLCSLALFVCIVCFSALIPQASPAPFLFPEAQSTVLPDPSTFFAPKLLSTPLPTNSFFQNFVLNNGDQPEYIHPYTIKSSNSSLSITYPSFSYTSTVISTAPFEPDLTISASKTTTGKAPNNDHHVISDFNDLSVTLDFPSSNLRFFLVRGSPFLTCFLYRPSALTISTAHTIVSSSSASSSKTKFIIKLDNNQTWLIYTSIPTDLSDSGSSTLNFKAFSGIIRFAVIPDPDPKSEAILDHFSSCYPVSGAAVLQNTNTLTYKWEKEGGDLLMLAHPLHIKLLSNATVLQDFRYKSIDGDLVGVVGGSWMLASKPIPVTWNSVRGVQKDSFPEIISALRRDVDALSSAEASTTSSYFYGKLVARAARLAVIAEEVACPDVTPAIRTFLAEKIEPWLDGSFSGNGFLHDKKWGGLVTKQGLTDQGADFGFGVYADHHYHLGYFIYGISVLAKIDPPWRQKYKSQAYSLVEDFLNKDERSNPNYPRLRSFDLYKLHSWAGGLTEFADGRNQESTSEAVNAYYAAALMGKAYKDAQLEATGSLLTALEIQAAQMWWHVREGGENRIYQEAFAKENRVVGVLWATKRDTGLWFATAEAREIRLGIQMLPVLPITEVLFSDAGYANELVSWALPALNKTEVTEGWKGFVHALQGIYDTQGALKKIRSLNSFDDGNSRSNLLWWIYSQSQ; this is translated from the coding sequence ATGGCAAGCATGCTCTGTTCTCTTGCTCTCTTCGTCTGCATAGTCTGTTTTTCCGCTTTGATTCCGCAGGCCTCCCCCGCCCCATTCCTCTTCCCGGAAGCTCAATCCACCGTCCTCCCCGACCCTTCAACCTTCTTCGCCCCAAAACTTCTCTCTACTCCACTCCCCACCAACTCTTTCTTCCAAAACTTTGTCCTCAACAATGGCGACCAACCCGAGTACATCCATCCCTACACCATCAAATCATCCAACTCCTCCCTATCTATCACATATCCGTCTTTCTCCTACACATCTACCGTCATATCCACAGCCCCATTCGAACCCGACCTCACCATATCTGCCTCGAAAACCACCACTGGAAAAGCTCCAAACAACGACCACCATGTAATCTCTGACTTCAATGATCTCAGTGTGACATTGGACTTTCCCTCATCCAACCTCCGCTTCTTCCTTGTCCGCGGCAGCCCCTTTCTTACCTGTTTTCTTTATCGCCCCTCTGCGCTTACTATATCAACTGCTCATACAATTGTCTCATCATCATCAGCTAGTAGctcaaaaacaaagttcatCATCAAGCTCGACAACAATCAGACATGGCTAATATACACATCCATTCCAACTGATTTATCTGACAGCGGATCATCCACACTAAATTTTAAAGCTTTTTCCGGGATTATTCGATTTGCTGTAATACCGGATCCTGACCCAAAATCAGAGGCAATTCTCGATCACTTCAGTTCTTGTTACCCAGTTTCTGGTGCAGCTGTGCTCCAAAACACCAATACTTTGACATATAAATGGGAAAAGGAAGGTGGAGATTTGCTTATGCTTGCTCATCCTCTCCATATTAAGCTTCTGTCCAATGCTACTGTTTTGCAAGATTTTAGATATAAAAGCATTGACGGCGATTTAGTTGGTGTTGTTGGCGGTTCGTGGATGTTAGCATCGAAGCCTATTCCAGTCACTTGGAATTCTGTAAGGGGTGTCCAAAAAGATTCGTTCCCCGAAATCATATCTGCACTTCGTCGAGATGTTGACGCTCTTAGTTCAGCAGAAGCTTCTACTACATCTTCATATTTTTACGGGAAATTGGTTGCTAGAGCAGCAAGGCTGGCTGTGATAGCCGAGGAGGTAGCTTGTCCTGATGTGACCCCGGCGATCAGGACATTCTTGGCGGAGAAAATAGAGCCATGGTTGGATGGCAGCTTTAGTGGCAACGGATTTTTGCATGATAAAAAATGGGGTGGACTTGTTACCAAGCAAGGATTAACTGATCAGGGTGCCGATTTCGGGTTTGGCGTTTATGCTGATCACCATTACCATCTGGGGTACTTTATATATGGAATTTCCGTGTTAGCAAAGATTGATCCTCCATGGAGGCAGAAGTACAAGTCTCAAGCTTACTCGCTCGTGGAGGATTTTCTCAACAAGGATGAACGATCGAATCCAAATTACCCGCGTCTGAGATCCTTTGATCTCTATAAATTGCACTCGTGGGCAGGTGGGTTGACAGAATTCGCAGACGGGAGGAATCAAGAGAGCACGAGCGAGGCGGTCAATGCTTACTACGCAGCTGCTTTGATGGGAAAAGCCTATAAAGATGCGCAACTTGAGGCCACCGGATCGCTACTCACTGCCTTGGAAATACAGGCAGCTCAGATGTGGTGGCACGTAAGAGAGGGCGGAGAGAATCGAATTTACCAGGAAGCTTTCGCAAAGGAAAATCGAGTAGTGGGGGTTTTATGGGCGACCAAGAGAGACACCGGACTTTGGTTCGCTACCGCGGAGGCGAGAGAAATTAGACTCGGAATTCAAATGCTGCCCGTTTTGCCAATCACCGAGGTGTTGTTCTCCGATGCAGGGTATGCCAACGAGCTCGTGAGTTGGGCATTGCCAGCGCTCAATAAAACAGAAGTCACGGAAGGATGGAAGGGATTTGTGCATGCGTTACAAGGGATTTACGACACACAAGGCGCTTTGAAGAAGATTAGGAGCTTGAATAGTTTCGACGACGGAAACTCCCGGAGTAATCTTTTGTGGTGGATTTACAGTCAGTCACAGTAG
- the LOC103456226 gene encoding cysteine--tRNA ligase, chloroplastic/mitochondrial isoform X1, which produces MSTLLRFYRPLFPYSTRKIQLGTQRFHSLLKPNRRIRCVATSSHSQPSIVGGGGSKPESPESSELWLHNTMSRKKELFRPKIEGKVGMYVCGVTAYDLSHIGHARVYVTFDVLYRYLRHLGYQVTYVRNFTDVDDKIIARANELREDPISLSRRYCEEFNQDMTCLHCLPPSVEPRVSDHMPQILDMIKQIIENGYGYSVDGDVYFSVDKFPDYGRLSGRKLEDNRAGERVAIDSRKKHPGDFAMWKSAKEGEPFWDSPWGPGRPGWHIECSAMSAAYLGYSFDIHGGGMDLVFPHHENEIAQSCAACNHSNISYWIHNGFVTIDSEKMSKSLGNFFTIRQVIDLYHPLALRLFLLGTHYQSPINYSDALLESASDRIFYIYQALHDCESALSQNNGVTLKDTIPPDTLNSINNFYNIFVTSMSDDLHTPVVLAALSDPLKTINDLLHTRKGKRQELRMESLAALGKIIKNVLSILGLMPASYPEILQELKDKALKRAKLTEDQVLQKIEERNAARKNKEYERSDTIRKDLAAVGIALMDSPDGTTWRPAVPLAIQEQQVATT; this is translated from the exons ATGAGCACTCTGCTCAGGTTCTACAGACCCTTGTTCCCATACTCGACTCGGAAGATTCAACTCGGAACGCAGCGTTTCCACAGCTTATTGAAGCCCAATAGGAGAATTCGCTGCGTGGCTACTTCCAGCCACTCTCAGCCGTCTATTGTAGGCGGCGGCGGCAGTAAACCGGAGAGTCCAGAATCGTCGGAGCTATGGCTTCACAACACAATGAGCAGGAAGAAGGAGCTTTTCAGGCCCAAAATTGAAGGGAAGGTGGGCATGTATGTGTGCGGAGTCACAGCCTATGATCTCAGCCACATCGGCCATGCGCGCGTCTACGTCACATTCGATGTTCTCTACAG ATATCTTAGGCATTTGGGATATCAAGTCACATACGTTCGGAATTTCACAGATGTTGATGACAAA ATAATTGCTAGAGCAAATGAGTTGAGGGAGGATCCTATCAGCTTGAGCAGGCGCTACTGCGAGGAGTTCAATCAAGATATGACCTGTCTGCATTGCCTGCCTCCTTCGGTGGAACCACGAGTGTCCGATCACATGCCACAGATCCTTGATATGATAAAGCAG ATTATTGAAAATGGATATGGGTACAGTGTTGATGGGGATGTTTACTTTAGTGTTGACAAGTTCCCAGATTATGGGCGTCTATCTGGGCGAAAGTTAGAAGATAATCGAGCTGGTGAGCGGGTTGCTATTGATTCAAGGAAAAAACATCCTGGTGACTTTGCCATGTGGAAG TCTGCAAAGGAAGGAGAACCCTTCTGGGACAGTCCATGGGGCCCTGGTAGACCCGGCTGGCATATCGAGTGCAGTGCAATGAGTGCTGCTTATCTGGGTTACTCTTTCGACATACATGGTGGAGGGATGGACCTTGTGTTTCCCCACCATGAAAATGAAATTGCACAGAGTTGTGCTGCATGTAACCACAGTAACATAAGCTACTGGATACACAATGGTTTTGTCACCATTGACTCAGAGAAAATGTCCAAATCCCTTGGAAACTTCTTCACAATTCGGCAG GTTATAGACCTCTACCATCCATTGGCTTTGCGACTTTTCTTGTTAGGGACCCACTATCAGTCTCCGATCAACTACTCTGATGCGCTGCTTGAAAGTGCTTCAGACCGGATTTTCTACATTTATCAG GCATTACATGATTGTGAAAGTGCTCTGAGCCAGAATAATGGGGTAACCCTGAAAGATACCATCCCTCCTGATACACTGAACAGCATCAATAACTTCTATAACATTTTCGTAACGTCAATGTCAGATGATCTTCACACTCCTGTTGTTTTGGCTGCACTATCAGACCCATTAAAAACTATCAATGATCTGCTACATACTCGTAAG GGGAAGAGGCAAGAACTGCGGATGGAGTCGCTGGCAGCTTTGGGAAAGATAATTAAGAATGTTTTGAGCATTTTAGGACTGATGCCTGCAAGCTACCCGGAG ATTCTGCAGGAGCTGAAGGATAAAGCCTTGAAGCGTGCAAAGTTAACCGAAGATCAAGTATTGCAAAAAATCGAGGAAAGAAATGCAGCGAGGAAGAACAAAGAGTATGAAAGATCAGATACAATTAGAAAAGATTTAGCTGCCGTGGGGATTGCTCTTATGGACAGCCCAGATGGAACGACGTGGAGACCTGCCGTACCTCTTGCAATTCAAGAGCAGCAGGTTGCAACTACTTGA